In a single window of the Eshraghiella crossota genome:
- the recJ gene encoding single-stranded-DNA-specific exonuclease RecJ, which translates to MQEWRIYSKKADFSAIGKKYGIDQVIARVIRNRDIEGDAAMDSYLNGSVDSMYDPMLMKDMGKAVDILLDTIKNKRKIRIIGDYDIDGICSIYILFKGLLFLGADVDYEVPDRIKDGYGINENLIKQAYDDGREVILTCDNGIAATEQVRYARSLGFTVIVTDHHDIRYEEIDGKKTYILPEADAIVNPKQSDCSYPCSFLCGAGVAYKLMQELFKRTGNEGKEREFLVFAGIATVGDVVDLKDENRIFVKEGLKQFKETDNYGLRALTVINGLDDKEICAYHIGFIIGPCLNASGRLDTAKRALKMLLSKDKYEAERLAGDLVSLNEERKSLTAAAVILAEKIVDENYTDDTVLVIYLPDCHESIAGIVAGRIREKYYKPVIVLTKGEDGVKGSARSIESYNIFEKLCECSHLLTKFGGHPLAAGMSLKEENIEELRKYLNEHSNLTKDDLTEKVWIDVPMPLEYINEDIINELSLLEPYGKGNEKPVFADKNLIIVSFMRIGRDGKFAKMELKKNNGMSIFAMCFNNCDGLNEAFINNKRISCTYYPEINEFRGNKKLQICITGYRIEEDI; encoded by the coding sequence ATGCAGGAATGGCGAATTTATTCAAAAAAAGCTGATTTTAGTGCCATAGGTAAAAAATATGGAATAGATCAGGTAATAGCAAGAGTAATCCGCAACCGGGATATAGAAGGCGATGCAGCCATGGACAGCTATCTTAATGGCAGCGTTGATTCCATGTATGACCCTATGCTTATGAAAGATATGGGAAAAGCTGTGGATATCCTTCTTGACACTATAAAAAACAAGCGAAAAATTCGCATAATAGGTGATTATGATATAGATGGAATTTGTTCCATCTATATCTTGTTTAAGGGACTTTTATTTTTAGGTGCAGATGTGGATTATGAAGTTCCGGACAGAATAAAAGATGGTTATGGAATTAACGAGAACCTTATTAAACAGGCGTATGATGACGGCAGGGAAGTAATCCTCACATGTGATAACGGAATAGCTGCCACAGAACAGGTAAGATATGCCAGATCACTTGGATTTACCGTTATTGTAACCGACCACCATGATATAAGATATGAAGAAATCGATGGTAAGAAGACATATATTCTTCCGGAGGCGGATGCCATAGTGAATCCGAAACAGTCAGACTGCAGTTATCCTTGCAGTTTTCTCTGCGGGGCAGGCGTGGCATATAAGCTTATGCAGGAACTTTTCAAACGCACAGGCAACGAAGGAAAAGAAAGGGAATTCCTTGTTTTTGCGGGAATAGCAACCGTTGGTGACGTAGTTGACTTAAAGGATGAGAACAGGATATTCGTAAAAGAAGGACTTAAACAGTTCAAAGAGACAGACAATTATGGACTGAGAGCCCTTACGGTAATTAATGGACTTGATGATAAAGAAATATGTGCATATCATATAGGATTCATAATAGGACCATGTCTTAATGCCAGCGGAAGACTTGATACGGCAAAAAGAGCGTTGAAAATGCTTCTTTCAAAGGACAAATATGAAGCAGAAAGACTTGCAGGCGACCTTGTATCCTTAAATGAAGAACGTAAATCACTGACAGCGGCGGCAGTAATACTGGCAGAAAAAATTGTTGATGAGAATTACACAGATGATACCGTTCTTGTAATATATTTACCTGACTGTCATGAAAGCATAGCAGGAATTGTTGCCGGAAGAATAAGAGAAAAATATTACAAGCCGGTTATTGTACTGACCAAAGGAGAAGATGGAGTAAAAGGCTCGGCAAGATCAATAGAAAGCTATAATATTTTTGAAAAATTATGTGAATGCAGTCATCTCCTCACCAAATTCGGAGGACATCCCCTTGCGGCAGGAATGTCACTTAAAGAAGAAAATATCGAAGAATTGAGGAAATATCTCAATGAGCACAGTAATCTTACAAAGGATGACCTTACGGAAAAAGTATGGATAGATGTCCCTATGCCGCTTGAATACATAAACGAAGATATTATTAACGAACTTTCGTTGCTTGAACCTTACGGCAAGGGCAACGAAAAGCCTGTATTTGCAGACAAGAATCTTATAATTGTTTCATTTATGCGGATTGGAAGGGATGGAAAATTTGCTAAAATGGAGCTTAAAAAAAATAACGGAATGTCCATTTTTGCGATGTGTTTTAATAATTGTGACGGACTTAACGAGGCATTTATTAATAATAAAAGAATTTCCTGTACATATTATCCTGAAATTAATGAATTTCGCGGAAATAAAAAATTGCAGATTTGCATTACAGGGTATAGAATAGAAGAAGATATTTAA
- the hemZ gene encoding coproporphyrinogen dehydrogenase HemZ — protein sequence MIFFSINTKDYENDVRVMTQAFYPDTRITTENCDNPELSIAVFVDGKKVKGSVTGADITGASFEYDVYEDKKRTRNRLKRELYGIYSSLTGKSLPWGTLTGIRPVKIPLAMVEEGVDDKTIIRHLEEEYLVNEKKSLLSLEVAANENELLKTLDYKNGYSLYIGIPFCPTTCLYCSFTSYPISMWKDKVDSYLDALFKELKYLSEHLRGRRPDSIYIGGGTPTTLLPYQFERLFDFLESCFDYSNLKEFTVEAGRPDSIDRDKLEVIKKHGIGRISINPQTMNQKTLDLIGRRHTVEQICDTFKMARDCGFDNINMDMIVGLPGEDKEDVRNTLEQIMKLSPDNLTVHSLAIKRAARLNYMKEAYADYRIDNTDEIITMTKEYADMMGMTPYYLYRQKNMAGNFENVGYAKEGKKGVYNILIMEEKQSIYAAGAGAQSKIVFPDENRVERIENVKDVSNYIERVDEMIERKRSFFNEN from the coding sequence ATGATTTTTTTTAGTATTAATACAAAAGATTATGAAAATGATGTCAGGGTCATGACACAGGCATTTTATCCCGATACAAGAATTACGACGGAAAATTGCGATAATCCCGAACTTTCCATAGCAGTATTTGTTGATGGCAAAAAGGTAAAGGGAAGCGTTACAGGTGCAGATATAACCGGGGCTTCTTTTGAATATGATGTATATGAGGATAAGAAAAGAACCAGAAACAGACTGAAAAGAGAACTTTACGGAATATATTCCTCTCTTACGGGCAAGTCCCTGCCATGGGGAACTCTTACGGGAATACGTCCTGTTAAGATACCACTTGCCATGGTTGAAGAAGGTGTTGATGATAAGACAATAATCAGACATCTTGAAGAAGAATATCTTGTTAATGAAAAGAAATCTTTACTTAGCCTTGAGGTTGCTGCAAACGAAAATGAACTGTTAAAGACACTGGATTATAAGAATGGATATAGTCTGTATATAGGTATTCCGTTCTGTCCTACTACATGTCTTTACTGTTCTTTTACCTCCTATCCCATAAGCATGTGGAAGGACAAAGTAGACAGCTATCTTGACGCACTTTTTAAAGAACTTAAATATCTGTCGGAACATCTTAGAGGAAGAAGACCTGACAGCATATATATAGGCGGCGGAACTCCCACCACACTTTTACCATATCAGTTTGAAAGACTTTTTGATTTCCTTGAAAGCTGTTTTGATTACAGCAACCTTAAAGAATTTACCGTTGAAGCAGGCAGACCGGACAGTATTGACCGTGATAAACTTGAGGTTATCAAAAAACACGGAATAGGAAGAATTTCAATCAATCCGCAGACCATGAATCAGAAGACCCTTGATCTGATAGGAAGAAGACATACCGTAGAACAGATATGTGATACGTTTAAGATGGCGAGAGACTGTGGTTTTGATAACATTAACATGGATATGATTGTGGGACTTCCGGGAGAAGATAAGGAAGATGTGAGAAATACCCTTGAACAGATAATGAAATTATCCCCGGACAATCTTACGGTTCATTCACTGGCGATAAAAAGAGCCGCAAGGCTTAACTATATGAAAGAAGCATACGCAGACTACAGAATAGATAATACGGACGAAATAATAACCATGACAAAGGAATATGCCGATATGATGGGCATGACACCATATTACCTTTACCGTCAGAAAAATATGGCAGGTAATTTTGAAAATGTGGGATATGCAAAAGAAGGCAAAAAAGGTGTATATAACATCCTGATAATGGAAGAGAAACAGTCCATATATGCGGCTGGCGCGGGAGCACAGTCGAAAATAGTTTTTCCGGATGAAAACAGAGTTGAACGTATAGAAAATGTAAAAGATGTATCTAATTACATAGAACGTGTAGATGAAATGATAGAAAGAAAGCGAAGTTTTTTTAATGAGAATTAG
- a CDS encoding adenine phosphoribosyltransferase: MKKVEDYVRTIPDFPEKGIMFRDVTSVMQDPEGLQLAINGLNDLVKDVDYDVVVGPESRGFIFGTPIAYVNHKAFVPVRKKGKLPCETVEATYDLEYGTATIEMHKDAIKPGQKVVIVDDLIATGGTTEAIIKLVEELGGKVVKVIFLMELAGLEGRKKLAGYDVDSVIIYPGK, from the coding sequence ATGAAAAAAGTTGAAGATTATGTAAGAACAATTCCTGATTTTCCTGAGAAGGGAATTATGTTTCGTGATGTAACCAGCGTAATGCAGGACCCTGAAGGATTACAGCTCGCGATTAACGGTCTTAACGACCTTGTTAAAGATGTTGATTATGATGTGGTGGTAGGACCTGAATCCAGAGGTTTTATTTTCGGAACACCTATCGCTTATGTTAACCATAAGGCGTTTGTACCTGTAAGAAAAAAAGGAAAGCTTCCATGTGAGACTGTAGAGGCAACTTATGACCTTGAATATGGCACAGCAACAATAGAGATGCATAAGGATGCCATTAAGCCCGGACAGAAGGTTGTCATAGTTGATGACCTTATTGCAACAGGAGGAACAACAGAAGCAATAATAAAGCTTGTTGAAGAACTTGGAGGAAAAGTAGTGAAAGTTATTTTCCTTATGGAACTTGCAGGACTTGAAGGACGTAAAAAACTTGCCGGATATGATGTTGATTCGGTTATAATATATCCGGGAAAATAA
- a CDS encoding RelA/SpoT family protein, with product MPEEEYRQRRKIEERPLTPPQTNVPSELFEILKKSILDYHPSTDLSLIEKAYKVADKAHSGQKRKSGEPYIIHPLCVAIILAQLELDKETIIAGILHDVIEDTEVTYEDISREFGEEVALLVDGVTKLTQLNYEHDKIEIQAENLRKMFLAMAKDIRVILIKLADRLHNMRTMQYQKPEKQIEKSRETMEIYSPIAQRLGISKIKVELDDLSLMYLQPDVYHKLEHDLTLGKEARENFVKEIVAEVKEKLSTTGINYTIDGRVKHFFSIYKKMVNQDKTLDQIYDLFAVRIIVDTIKDCYAVLGLIHEMYKPIPGRFKDYIAMPKPNMYQSLHTTLISQTGQPFEIQIRTYEMHRTAEYGIAAHWKYKENIDGTKGDDSEEAKLTWLRQILEWQRDMSDNKEFLSIIKSDLDLFSDSVYCFTPQGDVKNLPAGSTPIDFAYSIHSAVGNKMVGAKVNGKLVPIDYKIKNGDRIEVITSQNSKGPSRDWLKVVKSPQAKNKINSWFKAELKEDNILKGKDLIHNYCKTKNIVLSDLLKPEFIEKTMTKYGFRDWDSVLAAVGHGGLKEGQVVGKLQEEYDKKHREEITDADILADNSESTIKQKADGKPSKTGIVVKGIHDVAVRFSKCCNPVPGDEIVGFVTRGRGISIHTTDCINVINMSELDKSRLIDAEWQKLDYENSEERYTTDIKIYANNRTGLIVDISKILTERKIDVKTMNCRTSKTGTATLELSFEISGVDALRELFDKLRNVEGVLDIERTRG from the coding sequence ATGCCTGAGGAAGAATACAGACAGAGAAGAAAAATTGAAGAAAGACCATTAACACCACCTCAGACCAATGTTCCTTCGGAATTGTTTGAGATATTGAAAAAAAGTATTCTTGATTATCACCCATCCACGGATTTAAGCCTTATCGAAAAGGCATACAAGGTTGCGGATAAAGCTCACAGCGGTCAGAAACGTAAATCGGGAGAACCATATATAATCCATCCTCTTTGTGTGGCTATCATACTTGCACAGCTTGAGCTTGATAAAGAGACAATTATAGCAGGAATACTTCATGATGTTATAGAAGATACAGAAGTAACTTATGAAGATATAAGCCGTGAATTCGGCGAAGAAGTTGCACTTCTTGTAGATGGAGTTACCAAATTAACCCAGTTAAACTATGAGCATGATAAGATAGAAATCCAGGCAGAGAATTTAAGAAAAATGTTTCTTGCCATGGCAAAGGATATACGAGTAATCCTTATAAAACTTGCCGACAGACTTCATAATATGAGGACGATGCAGTACCAGAAGCCTGAGAAACAGATAGAAAAGTCAAGAGAAACCATGGAAATATACTCTCCTATAGCACAGAGACTCGGTATTTCCAAGATTAAAGTAGAACTTGATGATTTATCACTTATGTACCTCCAGCCTGATGTGTACCATAAATTGGAGCATGACCTTACTCTTGGTAAAGAGGCAAGGGAGAATTTTGTAAAAGAAATTGTGGCAGAAGTCAAGGAAAAACTCTCTACAACCGGAATAAATTACACCATAGACGGAAGAGTAAAGCATTTTTTCAGCATATATAAGAAAATGGTTAATCAGGACAAGACTCTTGACCAGATATACGACCTTTTTGCGGTAAGAATTATTGTTGATACAATCAAAGACTGTTATGCGGTGTTAGGACTTATCCATGAGATGTATAAGCCTATACCGGGACGATTTAAGGATTATATTGCTATGCCTAAGCCAAATATGTACCAGTCTTTGCATACAACGCTTATATCCCAGACAGGACAGCCGTTTGAGATACAGATCCGTACTTACGAGATGCACAGAACCGCTGAATATGGTATCGCAGCCCATTGGAAATATAAAGAAAATATTGACGGTACAAAGGGTGATGACAGCGAGGAAGCAAAGCTTACATGGTTAAGACAGATTCTTGAATGGCAGAGGGATATGTCCGATAACAAGGAATTTTTAAGCATAATAAAGAGCGACCTTGATTTATTCTCGGACAGTGTGTATTGTTTTACTCCACAGGGAGATGTCAAGAACCTGCCGGCAGGCTCCACTCCTATTGATTTTGCATACAGCATACATTCGGCTGTAGGTAATAAAATGGTGGGTGCCAAAGTAAACGGCAAGCTGGTACCTATTGATTACAAGATAAAAAACGGTGACAGAATCGAAGTTATTACGTCCCAGAATTCTAAAGGACCAAGCCGTGACTGGCTTAAAGTAGTAAAAAGCCCGCAGGCTAAGAACAAAATTAATTCATGGTTCAAGGCTGAACTTAAAGAAGATAATATTTTAAAAGGAAAAGACCTTATCCATAATTACTGTAAGACAAAAAACATTGTTTTATCAGATCTTCTTAAGCCTGAATTCATAGAAAAGACTATGACAAAGTATGGATTCAGGGATTGGGATTCCGTACTTGCCGCTGTAGGACACGGCGGACTTAAGGAAGGCCAGGTTGTTGGTAAACTTCAGGAAGAATACGATAAGAAGCATAGGGAAGAAATTACCGATGCGGATATTCTTGCAGACAACTCCGAAAGTACCATAAAACAGAAGGCTGACGGTAAGCCATCTAAGACCGGAATTGTTGTTAAGGGCATACATGATGTGGCAGTCAGGTTTTCAAAATGCTGTAATCCTGTTCCGGGTGATGAAATCGTAGGTTTTGTAACAAGAGGAAGAGGAATATCAATCCATACCACGGATTGTATTAACGTAATTAACATGTCTGAACTTGATAAATCAAGACTTATTGACGCGGAATGGCAGAAACTTGATTATGAAAATTCAGAAGAAAGATATACAACAGATATTAAAATATATGCAAATAACAGAACAGGCCTTATTGTAGACATTTCAAAGATACTTACAGAGAGAAAGATTGATGTTAAGACTATGAACTGCCGTACAAGCAAGACAGGAACGGCAACACTTGAACTTAGTTTTGAAATAAGTGGCGTAGATGCACTCAGGGAACTTTTTGATAAATTAAGAAATGTTGAAGGAGTTCTGGATATCGAGAGAACGAGAGGTTAG
- a CDS encoding MBL fold metallo-hydrolase, protein MIKIEHNIIGMCATNTYYVYDDETKRGLIIDPAGDPVRIIERVARLQINVEGILITHGHFDHVLALDEVRERFNVKAYIGNTEKAVLEDPEANLTSGFMGEGRTFSADVYLKDGEEFEAGGFRIKAFEVPGHTIGGMCYYFMDEGVLFSGDTLFCESVGRSDFKGGSTFALIASIKEKLYTLPDDVKVYPGHSEATTIGHEKKYNPFVR, encoded by the coding sequence ATGATAAAAATTGAACATAATATAATAGGAATGTGTGCTACCAATACCTATTATGTATATGATGACGAGACTAAAAGAGGCCTTATTATTGATCCGGCCGGAGACCCTGTCAGAATTATTGAACGTGTTGCCAGATTACAGATAAACGTTGAAGGCATTCTTATTACCCACGGACATTTTGATCATGTGCTTGCCCTTGATGAAGTAAGGGAACGTTTCAATGTAAAAGCATATATAGGAAATACGGAAAAGGCTGTATTAGAAGACCCGGAGGCCAATCTTACATCAGGCTTTATGGGTGAGGGCAGAACCTTCAGTGCAGATGTGTACCTTAAGGACGGAGAAGAATTTGAAGCCGGTGGTTTCAGAATTAAGGCATTTGAAGTTCCGGGACATACAATAGGCGGAATGTGCTATTATTTTATGGATGAAGGTGTGCTCTTTTCGGGAGATACACTGTTTTGCGAATCAGTCGGAAGAAGTGATTTCAAGGGAGGAAGTACATTTGCCCTTATCGCTTCAATTAAAGAGAAATTATATACTCTTCCCGATGATGTCAAGGTATATCCTGGACATTCGGAGGCAACCACTATAGGGCATGAGAAAAAATATAACCCTTTTGTAAGATAG
- the hisS gene encoding histidine--tRNA ligase, translating to MALIKKPMTGMKDILPKEMQIRDYLIGIIKETYSKFGFTSIETPAVENIANLSSKQGGENEKLIFKIMKRGEKLNLESASSEADLVDGGLRYDLTVPLVRFYSNNQASLPSPFKALQIGSVWRADRPQKGRFRQFYQCDIDILGEPTNLAEIELILATTTTLGRIGFKNFKIKINDRRILKAMAAYSGFAEESYDNVFIILDKMDKIGIEGVKEDLIANGYDAASVEKYVSLFDGIEKADNGLLYLADTIAEFLPDEAKDNLLEIIESVNGTKNCDFDIVFDPTLVRGMSYYTGTIFEIEVPEFGSSVGGGGRYDKMVGKFTGQETPACGFSIGFERIITILMDNNFEIPNQGNSIAFLVEKGIQSEMLCNIIKEAQKLREEGIKVLVVRMNKNKKFQKDNLIEQGYKEFKEFYKNPIVK from the coding sequence ATGGCACTGATTAAAAAACCTATGACAGGTATGAAAGATATTCTGCCAAAGGAAATGCAGATAAGAGATTATCTTATCGGAATAATTAAGGAAACATATTCAAAGTTCGGTTTTACGTCCATTGAAACACCGGCAGTTGAAAATATTGCCAACCTTTCAAGTAAACAGGGAGGTGAAAATGAAAAACTTATTTTCAAAATTATGAAAAGAGGAGAAAAACTTAATCTTGAAAGTGCTTCATCAGAGGCAGACCTTGTGGATGGAGGATTAAGATATGACCTTACGGTACCTCTTGTAAGATTTTATTCCAATAACCAGGCATCCCTGCCATCACCTTTTAAAGCACTTCAGATAGGAAGCGTATGGAGAGCAGACAGGCCTCAGAAAGGCAGATTCAGACAGTTTTACCAGTGTGACATAGATATACTCGGTGAACCAACCAACCTTGCGGAGATAGAACTGATTCTTGCAACCACCACAACGCTTGGCAGGATTGGTTTTAAGAATTTCAAGATTAAAATAAATGACAGAAGAATACTTAAGGCAATGGCTGCATACAGCGGATTTGCAGAAGAATCTTACGATAATGTTTTTATTATTCTTGATAAAATGGACAAAATCGGAATTGAAGGCGTTAAGGAAGATCTTATTGCCAACGGCTATGATGCGGCTTCGGTAGAGAAGTATGTAAGTCTTTTTGACGGAATTGAAAAAGCCGATAACGGCCTTTTATATCTTGCGGATACAATCGCTGAATTTCTTCCAGATGAGGCTAAAGACAATCTTCTTGAGATTATTGAGAGCGTCAACGGAACAAAGAACTGTGATTTTGATATAGTATTTGACCCTACGCTTGTAAGAGGAATGTCTTACTACACGGGAACAATTTTTGAAATTGAAGTTCCTGAATTCGGAAGCAGCGTTGGCGGTGGCGGACGTTACGATAAGATGGTGGGCAAATTTACCGGACAGGAGACACCGGCCTGCGGATTTTCAATTGGTTTTGAAAGAATAATTACTATTCTCATGGATAATAATTTTGAGATACCAAATCAGGGAAATAGTATTGCTTTTCTTGTAGAAAAAGGTATACAATCAGAGATGTTATGTAATATTATCAAAGAAGCACAGAAACTTCGGGAAGAAGGAATCAAGGTGCTTGTTGTAAGAATGAATAAAAATAAAAAATTCCAGAAGGACAACCTCATTGAACAGGGGTACAAGGAATTTAAGGAATTTTACAAAAATCCAATAGTAAAATAA
- a CDS encoding protein translocase subunit SecDF, with protein sequence MKIWQKIVATVALLGAFVLAGYTVLCGFGNGHKGSARNITLGLDLNGGVSVTYQAVGEVSSQDMNDVVYKMVKRVEEYDGAQVYKEGSNRVTIEIPGADDAQTILEELGKPGALYFINQYASDDKTANYTSQYAVDASGNLALVTKLNKTLDEIKADGTIILTGEDIKDAQGVYQQNSSGSKQAVVSFALTEEGAAKFKEATTKAASKKWSIGVYYDGEFISVPKVNSAITDGEGVIEGMADIEEAKNLASAIRIGALPVELEEVSSQVVGATLGQEAISTSVKAGIIGFVLLFIFMIAYYKIPGLAANFALIAYTAGMLLILNVFNFTLTLPGIAGIILGIGMAVDANVIINARISEELARGVSVRSAIATGFKKALSAIIDGNVTTLIAAIVLGIIGSGPVKGFALTLGIGIALSMFTSLVVARWVLLLLYHLGCNKEKMYGIHKERASVNFVSKRKIFISISALVIATGVAFATINGVKGNGSFNLDLEFSGGTSTTVNFDKEYTLDEVEKEIIPEIKKATGLSTVQQQAVKGTNQVIFKTKWLTEKQQNSFYSLLKDKYNVDVTNPDKLSSEKISATISSEMRRDAIIAVIVATICMLIYIWIRFRDVKFATSAIIALIHDVLIVITFYIISRIPVGNTFIACMLTIVGYSINATIVIFDRIRENMKIMTKSTLSEVVNSSITSTLSRSINTSLTTFIMVLMLYILGVSSIREFAAPIMVGILAGGYSSVCITGALWFMMKKSSYKRALKKENK encoded by the coding sequence ATGAAAATTTGGCAGAAAATAGTTGCAACAGTAGCATTGCTCGGTGCATTTGTACTCGCCGGATACACAGTGTTGTGTGGATTCGGCAACGGACATAAGGGCAGTGCCAGAAATATCACTTTAGGACTTGATCTTAATGGTGGTGTAAGTGTTACATATCAGGCTGTGGGAGAAGTATCTTCACAGGATATGAACGACGTAGTATACAAGATGGTTAAAAGAGTAGAGGAATATGACGGAGCACAGGTATACAAGGAAGGAAGTAACAGAGTTACAATAGAGATTCCGGGTGCTGATGATGCCCAGACTATTCTTGAAGAACTTGGTAAGCCCGGTGCGTTATATTTTATTAACCAGTACGCATCAGACGACAAAACAGCCAACTATACATCACAGTATGCGGTTGATGCATCAGGCAATCTTGCACTTGTTACAAAACTTAACAAGACCCTTGATGAAATCAAAGCAGACGGAACAATTATCCTTACGGGTGAGGATATAAAGGATGCACAGGGTGTATACCAGCAGAATTCATCAGGAAGCAAACAGGCCGTAGTAAGTTTTGCACTTACTGAAGAAGGTGCTGCTAAGTTTAAGGAAGCTACAACAAAGGCTGCTTCTAAGAAGTGGTCAATAGGTGTGTATTATGACGGAGAATTCATCAGCGTTCCTAAAGTTAACAGCGCAATTACCGATGGTGAAGGTGTAATTGAAGGAATGGCAGATATTGAGGAAGCAAAGAATCTTGCTTCTGCAATCCGTATCGGTGCCCTTCCTGTAGAACTTGAAGAAGTATCATCACAGGTTGTTGGTGCTACACTTGGACAGGAAGCAATAAGCACAAGTGTTAAAGCCGGTATAATCGGTTTTGTATTGCTTTTCATATTTATGATAGCTTACTATAAGATCCCTGGTCTTGCAGCTAACTTTGCATTAATTGCTTATACAGCAGGTATGCTTCTTATCCTTAATGTATTTAACTTTACATTAACATTACCTGGTATAGCAGGTATTATTCTTGGTATAGGTATGGCGGTGGATGCCAACGTAATCATTAATGCCCGAATAAGTGAGGAACTGGCAAGAGGCGTATCTGTAAGGTCAGCAATTGCAACAGGTTTTAAAAAGGCACTTTCTGCAATCATTGATGGTAACGTTACAACACTTATTGCAGCAATTGTACTTGGAATAATCGGTTCCGGTCCTGTTAAGGGATTTGCATTAACACTTGGTATAGGTATAGCACTTTCAATGTTTACATCCCTTGTTGTGGCAAGGTGGGTATTACTTCTTCTTTATCATCTTGGATGTAATAAGGAAAAAATGTACGGAATCCACAAGGAAAGAGCAAGTGTCAACTTTGTATCAAAGAGAAAGATTTTTATATCAATTTCAGCTCTTGTTATTGCAACGGGTGTTGCTTTTGCGACAATTAACGGAGTAAAGGGTAACGGAAGCTTTAATCTTGACCTTGAGTTTTCAGGCGGAACATCAACAACTGTAAATTTTGATAAAGAATATACACTTGATGAAGTAGAAAAAGAGATAATTCCGGAAATTAAGAAGGCAACAGGTCTTTCGACGGTACAGCAGCAGGCTGTAAAAGGAACCAATCAGGTAATATTTAAGACTAAATGGCTCACAGAAAAACAGCAGAATTCATTCTACAGCTTATTAAAAGATAAATATAATGTGGATGTAACCAATCCTGACAAATTAAGTTCAGAAAAGATTTCAGCAACAATAAGCTCAGAGATGAGAAGAGATGCGATTATAGCCGTTATTGTGGCAACAATATGTATGCTTATTTATATCTGGATAAGATTCAGGGATGTAAAATTTGCAACAAGTGCAATTATTGCATTAATTCACGATGTATTAATTGTTATTACATTCTATATAATTTCAAGAATACCGGTTGGAAATACATTTATAGCATGTATGCTTACGATTGTAGGTTACTCAATCAACGCAACAATTGTTATCTTTGACCGTATCCGTGAGAATATGAAGATTATGACAAAGTCAACATTATCAGAGGTTGTAAACAGCAGTATTACATCAACCCTTTCGAGAAGTATTAATACATCGCTTACGACATTTATTATGGTATTGATGCTTTACATTTTAGGCGTATCATCAATAAGAGAATTTGCTGCACCAATTATGGTAGGTATACTTGCAGGTGGTTACTCATCTGTATGTATAACAGGCGCATTATGGTTTATGATGAAGAAATCTTCGTATAAGAGAGCTCTTAAGAAGGAAAATAAATAA
- a CDS encoding HD-GYP domain-containing protein: MRIRAKANPVQATLLSDFEDNINHGVCVSNLTYLLAKEMGYDESICYELALAGLVHDIGKLKLSRYLYGRNEDDDHKNDDGTEYMRMHSKLSYDILKKYDFSDLVLDSVLYHHENYDGTGYPENRKGEDIPFGARVMRVADTFTALISDRPYRRAFDIETAMQIIIDEIDCYDMEVFLAFQRLIHEPSTIEKIKNSRLMINFTTREIMKK, translated from the coding sequence ATGAGAATTAGAGCAAAAGCCAATCCGGTTCAGGCAACACTTCTATCGGATTTTGAAGATAATATCAATCATGGAGTGTGTGTAAGCAATCTTACATATCTTCTTGCCAAAGAGATGGGCTATGACGAGAGCATTTGTTACGAACTGGCACTTGCCGGACTTGTCCATGATATAGGCAAACTTAAACTATCAAGGTATCTTTACGGCAGAAACGAGGATGATGACCATAAAAATGATGATGGAACGGAATATATGAGAATGCATTCCAAGTTAAGTTATGATATACTTAAAAAGTATGATTTTTCGGATCTTGTTCTTGATTCTGTTTTGTATCATCATGAGAACTATGACGGAACCGGTTATCCTGAAAACAGAAAAGGCGAAGATATACCGTTTGGTGCGAGAGTGATGCGTGTTGCGGATACTTTTACCGCCCTGATTTCAGACAGACCGTATCGAAGGGCATTTGACATCGAAACAGCGATGCAGATAATAATAGATGAGATAGATTGCTATGATATGGAAGTATTTTTAGCTTTCCAACGTCTGATTCATGAGCCTTCAACCATAGAGAAAATTAAGAACAGCAGGCTGATGATTAATTTTACAACAAGAGAGATTATGAAAAAGTGA